The segment TCTGGGCTGATCTCCATGTATCCAACTCTCCCATACCTTCCGCGCCCAGCAATTCGAAAACCGGCTGAGCCGCTACCGTCGCCATGTAACTGCCTTGCTGATCCAACCAAAGAGCGTCGCCTTGCTCCGGGATGCCGTAGCTCACAAAGGTCAGCCGCGGAGCGCACAATGCGAGCAACTGATGCGAATCGACGGGAAGATCGCTCGCATCCATACGGCCGTAGGCCCCCGTTTCCGCAGCGTATTTCAGATAGTTGCCCGCCATCCAGTGATAGCCGCCGCCACCTGTCAAATTGGAGACCTGCTCTCCAAAGCGCCTTCGATGCAGCGCGACGCCACCTTTTCCCGATGAGCCAATCAACCCCATGACAAAACGCGGCTCGAAGGCCAGGGAGACCAAGGCTGCCTTTCCATAACGAGATACTCCTTCGATGCCAGCTCGAGTGACGTCGACCAACGATTCATCCTCCAAGTAGTCCAATGCCCGAGAGGCTCCCCAACTCCAAGCCCGCAAAGCGCCCCATTGATCTGGCTGGCGCGGCTGGCCCCTGTTTACCAGTCCGATAATCCCCTTGGTCAACCCAGCTCCGTTGTCGGGCTGAACGCTGCTCGTATTCAAAAAAACATACGCCCATCCGTTACGAATCAGTGTGACAGGCGACGGTGGCACATCGGTCTCCGGCATCGGCCATGGCATCTCCGGGATGAGCAATCCTTGGGCGTTAGGCAAATCCCATTCGAAGGGAGTTAACATGATCAGCACCGGAGGCGCTTTCGAAAGCCCTTGGGGCACGACGAGACTCATTTCAATCGCCACATCGATCTCGTCGAACTCCGAGTTGTCGACGTGGCCACGTAGCCGTTTTCCAAACACAGGGATTCCATCCACCACTCCCGAATCGCTGGTCTCGAGAACCTCCCACCTCACTTCCGGCACGTTTTCGGGGATTCTTCCGTACACTTCCCTTTCAAACAGTTCAACGATCTCCGGACGCCGCTGGATCCACCAGATGCTCGAATTGGTCACCGGCTTTCCACTCTCAAGCACGAGTGGATCTGGCAGTTCCGGAAACGGGTTCGCCAGTTCCGGATCATAGTTCGCCGCGCCCGGTTCTCCTTCCTGAGCCCATCCATCTGCGCCGGGACGCAGCTCGGTGATGCCAAGCTGCTGCATCATGTTTCGGTGATCGTCCTCGGTCGTCCAGTTGGAGGTATCCGCCGCATGAAGAAAGGGCATCAGAGCTCCGGCGACGATCAGGCGTAAGAAGGAAAGGAACGAAATTGGTGCAAGCAGTCGGGCGTTTTTCATCAGGGTAATTTTCAATGGCAATCGTATCCAGATCGAGGCTCCGGGCGCAAGGCGCCAATTAGCGCTAAACAGTCCTCACTATAGCCAGCTGCGCCGCTTCCACTAGAGGAAATCCGTGAAACGGATACACCTCGACGCTGAAAGACTGGGAGAGCTCTTTCTGAAACCATCGCCACTGCAGGGTCTTGTTCAACGGGTGTTCAACGCGGTCTAAGAGGAAAAATCGCCCTGCTCGACACGTATTCTCTTTCTACTGACGGTCGTTGCGCCTAGTAGATTTATCGATCCATCTCTGCGTCCCTTTTTCTCCCAGCCCATCCATGAATCTGAAACCTGACATAGTGGTTCTGCCCCCGTCCTGGTACGTCGGTCTGCAAACGCGTTTCATCGCCACGGGCACGGAGCAAGCGAACACCATGATCGTCCTGCCGGAGCTCTGGAACGAATTTTTCCGGAGGGCTAGCGAAATCTCCAGCATAGCGGCCGACGGGGCGTTTTTTGGCCTGAGCGACACGCCGGAGTCTCGCCAGCTCGAAAGACGTCATCCGGACGAAGGGATCTATCTCGCCTCCGCTCAGACCTCTCAGGGCGCCCACCTTCCGCCTGATATGAATCGATGGTCCATCCCCGGTGGCATGCACTTGAAGTTCGAACACCATGGACACGTCTCGAAACTCAGCGGCACCATCACCCGTATTTACGACGAATGGTTTCCCAACAACACCGCTGAGCGAGCCCAAGCTCCTACTATCGAGCGCTACGACCATCGATTCGATCCCTTCAGCGACAATAGCATGCTGGAGATACTGGTGCCCATTCGCATGGGCTGAAACGCTTCGCGCGTCGAAGCGTGAGCGGATAGCCAAAAAGGCGCAAATGATCAAGCGCGAGCCGCTTCGAATGGGTTAGTATTCGTTCCATGCATACAGTTCGCTCCATCCAGAAATCTCTCGACTTGATCGAAGAAAGGCTCGCCGAGCCAGTTTCCCTGCCTGAACTTGCCCAAGTCGCCGCCATGTCGCTGCGACACTACCAGAGAACCTTCAGCGCCTTGGTGGGCGAACCGGTGGGTCGCTACCTGCGGCGCCGACGCATCGCCGCGGCAGCGAAGCGTCTCTTCGACCATCAAGGGACGCTGCTGGATCTCGCGTTGGAGTTCCAATTCGAATCGCACGAAGCCTTCACGCGCGCGTTCAAGGCGGAACTTGGCGTCACGCCCAGCGACTGGCGAGAGGGGCGCGGGTCCATCCGGTTTCCCCGGACTCCGGAAGCGCTCAGCTCCGAAAGCCTCCACCAACGCTCCACCGCTATGACCTATCTGCCAGAAATCGTGCCGCTCCCACCGCGCGTCTTCATCGGCCTGCAGTCCCGTTTCATCGCTTCCGGAAGCGACGAAGGAAACCCCATGCAAGTCATTCCGCAGCTCTGGGACGACTTCGCCCAGCGCATCGGCGAACTCCCCAACGCCGAGGCGGGAGCGAACTACGGTCTGGGCGACGTCCCGGAGGCCCACGGGCTGGAAAGGACCCACCCAGACGAGCTTCTCTACCTGGCAGCGGCGCGGGTGGACAGCGACGTCGAGCCGCCGGAAGGGATGACTCGCTGGCGTTCCCCTGGCGGGTCCTTCGCTAAATTCGAGCACCATGGCACCTCCTCGACCATCGGCGACACCATGGCCTACATCTACGGCGAGTGGTTTCCCCAAAGCGATTACGATGGTTCGGAGGGACCGGACTTCGTACGCATCGACCATCGCTACGACCCAACGCGCGTGAATTGCATGATGGAAATCTACGTCAGTTTGCAGAAACGACCGCCCGAGCGGCGACTCGACAGTTGATTCGCGGGAATCGGACGGCGAAACTCGTTTCCCTTTCATGAGGAAAACGAAGCAACGCCATCCGACCCACTCCCAACAGACCAACGCAAGGCGATGGCTGTACCTGAGTCTCAGCGCGGCATTCCTGGGGATTGGGCTCGTCGCAGGGGCGGCGCTCTACCCGGGGCCTTACGATTGGCAGTACACCGTGGTGTCCGCCTTGGCATCTTCGAAACACAACCCGCAAGGCGGGGTGTGGTTCTCGAGCGCTCTGGCCGTGTCGTTCGGATTTCTTTGGCCATTCGTGAGCTCCATCCAAACCCAAGCAGGCTCCGCTCCTCGACTAGCCCGAATCGCTAAAATCTCCTTGCGGGTGGGCATCGTGTGCGGCGTCCTGATGGGCATCGAGTCGATCTCCACCTCGGTCCTCCCGGAGCGTTGGGAAAAGACTCACGAGGCCTTGGCGCTGTTCTCCTTTCTCAGTTTCTACCTCGGCTTGCTGGCGCTCTCCAGCTCGCTGGCCTCCAAAAGCAAACCCGCCTTGATCGCCGCCCTGGCCATCGCTCTCCCGCTGCTCTGCATCGGAGCGAGCCAACTCGCCCTCTACCTCGACCAACGCGACCTGGGCTGGGTCGACCAAAGCTGGCGCGACCTGGGCGTGCCGCTCTGGAAGAGTTTCGCCTTTTGGCAGTGGATCGCCTTCCTGTCGCTCTGGCCGAGCTTAGCTGTCCTTGGAGCGAGTCGGTTCGCCGAGCCGCCAATGACGCCGCCACTCTGCCAAAGCTGCGGCGACCCGCTAGCGGAAGCTAATCGTCGCTTCGGCTTCTGCGATCGCTGCGCCACCGAATCCAGCTCCGCCTGCTGCTCCATCGATCGCTCGTTTGGCCCGGACTGAACAACTCCGCTCGGGTACGGCCCCCGATCGCTCTATCGTGAGAGCGCCTCCGGATCCGATTTCAAATTGACCTCTTGCCACCGTGGCGGGAGAAGAAAATCGAGCTGCGGCCTAGCCCGGGCCACCCCTAGCGGTATCCCTCTTACCTAGCGCAAAGCGCTCCCTACCCCAGAACCCCTTTCCCCTTCGCTCCCCTGAAAATTCCTAATCTTCGCGTTTTACAATCGACGAGTTTTGCGTTAAATCATCGAACTTTCCCTAATACAGCCCCTTTCACGAAGACAATTATGGACTCCCCAAACATAACACGGCTTAGCAGTCGTCGCGCGTTCCTGAAAAAAGGCGCCGCCGCAGCAGCGACCTTGTTCGCAGCTCCTATGATTCTTCCCGCTGCCACCTTGGGCCGCGGCCAGATCGGCCCGAACAGCCGGATCAACATCGCTTTGATCGGCAACGGCTTGATCATGCAATACCACCGCGAGTACTACCGCAGCCGCCCCTATACCAACGTCGTGGCGGTGTGCGACGTTCGCCGCGAGCGAGTGATCGCGGGCGTCGAGGAGTGCAGCCAGGAGTTTCCCGACTGCAAGGGCTACGAGCACTACGAAGAGGTCCTGGCCCGTCCGGACGTCGACGCCGTGGTCATCGCCACTCCCGACCACTGGCACGCCGCCATCACCATCGCCGCCATGCGAGCGGGCAAAGACGTCTACGTGGAAAAGCCCATGACGCTGACCATCGAGGAAGGCAAGGCGGTGGTGGCCGCCCAGAAACGCTACGCCCGCATCGTTCAGGTCGGTTCGCAGCAACGCTCCGAGCACGCCTTCCGCAAAGCGGCCGAGATCGTACGAAATGGCTGGATCGGCAAGATCAAGGAGGTCTATTGCGGACTGGGCTCCTTCCCAGCGCCCTCCGTCTATCCAGAGCAGCCCATTCCGGAAGGCTTCAACTACGACAAGTGGCTCGGCCCAGCTCCATGGGAGCCCTACAACCACGCTCGCGTAGAGAGCAACTACAGCGGCGGCTGGAGAAATTTCTGGGAATATGGCTCCCGCAAAAACGGCGACTGGGGGGCCCACCACTACGACATCACCCAATGGGCCTTGGGCATGGACGACAGCGGCCCGGTCTTCTTCGCCCCCGTGGACTACGACCAGCCCTATCAGTATTTTGAATACGCGGATGGCGTGCGCGTCATTCGCGATTGGGGCGACCGCAAAGGTCACATGATTCGCTTCGTCGGCGAAGAAGGAGAAGTCATGGTTAGCCGCGAAGGCCTCATAGACACCACACCGGTGCCGCTCGCAGGGAAGCCTTTGGGACCAGGGGACATCCGACTATACAAGAACTTGGACCACCGAGGAAACTGGATCGAGGGCATCTACACCCGCAAGCAGACCATCTGTCCGACTTCCATCGGGCACCGCTCCGCGACCGTTTGCCAGCTCGCGGGCATTTCCGAACGACTCGATCGCCCAATAAAATGGGATCCGAAAAAGGAGGAAATCGTCGGCGATCCGCTCGCCGCGCGTTGGCTGGACCGTCCGCGCCGAGCGGGATACGAACTGCCTGCCTGATCCGTCACGAAAAAACGAATACAAGGATTCAGAATATGAAAGATTTCCTCAACAAGACAACGATGGCCTTAGCTTGCGGGCTCGCTCTAGCCGGAGCGCAACTCGCGAACGCCCAGATCCCCGAGCAAGCGCTCGAAATGATAATCGACACCTTGGAAGCCGAGGACTACTCGGCCCGGCACGCCGCCCGCATGGAGCTACAGGACTTCGTTTCGGAGGCCAGCGCGCCTGGAAACGAGGCCCAGCGTTCCGCGGTGCAAGCCCAGTTGCTCGACCTCCTCGACGATGACCTGGCGGTGACCACTCGCTTGTGGCTGCTTCGCCAGATCGTGTCCATCGGCGATGAAACCGCCGCGCCCTCCGTCGCGGCCCTGCTTTCCCATCCAAATCCGGAACTCGCGGACGCGGCTCGCATGACCCTTGGCGAGCTCCGCTCGAAAGAGGCGATCGACCTGCTCATCGAGAAACTGTCGAACGCGACGGACAGCGAGGCGCAGCGAGGTCTCATCGATTCGCTCACTCAGCTTGGCTCTGCGAAGGCGATTCCCGCAATTTCGAAGCTGCTAGCCAGCGACGACGAGGCCGTTGTTTCCGCGGCCGCGAAAGCCCTTGCCAAGATAGGAGGCTCCAAAGCGGAAAAGGCCCTTTACCAAGCGCTGGACTCGAAAGCGACCAGCATTCAACTCGCCCTCGTGGAACTTAGCGGAAAACACAAGCGGCTTAGCCAAGTGGCGCTGGAAGGCTCCAACCGAACCGTTCGATCCGCCGCCCTGCAGAAATGCGTGCAGCTGAACGCCAGAAAATCGGCCGCGTTGCTCGAAACCCTTCTGCAGGACGCCAACGCGGAGCTGAAACTCGACCTCTATCGCATCGCCCTCGAATCCGAGTCTCCGCTTCTGGCGAAGCCTCTTCTCGACGGGCTCGCGAGCGCAGATCCGGAACTGCAGGTGGTGATCCTGGGAACGCTCGACTCACCCGCCTTCCGCCCTCTCGAACCGACGGTCATCGCATTGGCAAGCAGCGAAAACGAGCAATTGAAAATCCAAGCCATCGACGCCTTGGGACGCATTGGCAGCATCGACTCTCTGCCAGTCCTGCTCGAAGGCATTCAAGCGAGAGGAAGAGACGTTGCGGACGCCGCGGCGGACGCGATCGCCAGCGCCCCGGATTCCGCCATCGACGATCAGCTTCTCGCCTCCGTCAAGGCTGGCGAAGAGGAGGCCCGCATCGTGGCCATGCAAGCCCTCGCCATCCGGGCCAGCGACGGAGCTCCGGAGCTCGTGACCGCCCTAGCCTCCGACCATACCGAATCGATCGCCATTCGCGATGCCGCCATCGAAGCCGTTGAAGAGATCGGCACTACCGACGCCCTGCCCGTGCTGGTTTCGCTTATCGTGGAAACGGACAACTCGAAGCTGCGTCGAACCGCCCAGAAAGCGATGAAGCGCATCAGCCTGCGACTCGAGGACAACGAAGCCACCTGGAACGCTTTCGCCGACGGTTTCGAAGCCGCGCAGGGCGATGAGGAAGCCACGCTCGCCTTGGTGAGGATTCTCGACTCCGCCGCTACGCCTGAGTCCATCGCCTACGCCAAAGAGCTTTGGAAAAATGGAGACGAAAAGCTCCAGAACACGGTTATCAAAGTGCTCTCTTCTTGGAGAAACTGGGACGGCGGGTTCGCCCTGCTCGAAATCGCGAAGGCTGAGTCCGACGATCCGAAAACGGTCGATCTCTGCTTCTCAGGCATTGGACGGCTCATCCTCGGCAGCGACTACAGCTACGACTTCCAGCAGAAATTCGATTTGACCGATGCCGCTCTGAAGCTCGCGACCACGCCGGAGCAACGAAACGACGTTATCAATGGTTTCCGTTACTCGACCTGGCGCGAGATGGTGCACGTGTCGGAAAACAAGGTGGATCCGCAACTGAAGGAGGCGGTGCTGAGATTCACCGGCAGCTGAGCTGCAAACGCCTTTCGAACGAACCAGCCGCGGCCTTTGGCCGCGGCTTTCTCGTCGGGAGCCCCAGCGCTTCCTGCCTTCGCTCGTCGAACAAAAGGCTCGGCTAAAGTATCCTGTTTTTCCATACTTCGACGATATGCTGCGCCTCTTCCATCGCTGCCTCGCCCTTTTGAGCTTCGCGACGGCCCTAGCCGGCGAGCAGACCGTCTTCACTCCCCCAACAGCCGCCGAACGCGTCGAGGCCATCGGCGAGCTCTCTGCACTGCCGGAGGAGATCTGGCCTGCCTTCCTGAACCTAGACGCTTTTCAGCCGCTTCCCCGCCCCGGCCCGATGGACTGGCTTTCAGTGCGCAAGGAAAGCGGCCAAAGCGTCTCGCAGTACCTGAACGACCCGAACGTCACCCTCCCGAGCGACGAATGCGGGCTCATCTATATCCAGCCCATCGGAAAAGAAGTCGAAAGCTCTATCGAACTCCCGCTTCTTTCGAGCTATTGCACCCAGTTTTTCAATACAGAAGCCAAGCTTCTTCCCATGATCAATTGGGAAGACCGCTCGATTTCTACGCGCACGGGGCCTTTTGGCGACGGGACGCAATTGAACGCCAGGGACATTCTCCAAGCGTTGAACGCGGAAAGGCCGGCCGACGCCTACGCGGTGATCGGCATCACCATGATGGATCTCTATCCGGACGATAGCTGGAATTTCGTATTCGGACTCGCCAATACGCGCAGCGGCGTCGGCGTCTTTAGTTTCGCCCGCTACGGAAGTCCTGCTGCGAACCAGACGCTCGTTCTGGAGCGAACGTTCAAGGTGATGACGCACGAAATCGGCCATATGTACGGCATGAAGCATTGCATCTACTTCCATTGCTTGCTCAACGGATCAAACGGACTCTCCGAGACGGACGCCGCGCCGCTACACCTTTGTCCTGTATGCCTGAGAAAACTACACCTCGCGACCAGCTTCGACCCCCTCATACGCTACGCGACGCTGAACAGGTTTTACGTCGAGTCAGGACTGGAGTCGGCGGCAGACTTCACGAGCGAGCGGATGCGCTGCCTGCTTCGACCGGCGAAGTGAAGCCATGACCACCATGGTCGAGGGCTTGTCGCCTATTTCGATTCTCGCCAATCGACCAGCTCGATCTGAAGGGCTTTTTTGCGACCGAAGGTGTTCCACACCAGCCTGTATGCGATATCTACATACCGATCTGTAGGGGGCATCCGATCCGCCATTTTCCAAGCGACGCCCGAGATGATCTGCCCGTACTTGTTGCTCAAGGTGAAGCGGAAATGGATATCTTTGAACACGGTGGTCTTTCCGGTGAATCGAACGCGCTTGGTGCCGAAAACTGGCTCCGGGTTCCCCTGTCCAAAGGGCTCCATCTTGCCCAACTCGGCCATCAGCTGGGCGTTGATTTCTTCGATGGTCAGCCAGCTCGAAACCTCCAGAACCTTTTCGACGTCGTGCGTGGCGAGGTAGTCGCGCATGGCGTTTTCAAAGAATTCGGAAAACGCCTCCACCAGCTCGACCTTCATGGAGATGCCCACCGCCATCGGGTGGCCGCCCCAGCTTTCGAGCTTGTCGGAGAACGGGGCCAGCACCTCCACCAAGTTCACCCCCGGCACGCTGCGGCCGCTGCCTTTTGCGAGCTCTCCCTCGCGGCCGAGCACGATCGCGGGACGATTGAAGGCCTTGGAAACCCGACTCGCCACGATACCGACCA is part of the Pelagicoccus sp. SDUM812003 genome and harbors:
- a CDS encoding GyrI-like domain-containing protein, coding for MNLKPDIVVLPPSWYVGLQTRFIATGTEQANTMIVLPELWNEFFRRASEISSIAADGAFFGLSDTPESRQLERRHPDEGIYLASAQTSQGAHLPPDMNRWSIPGGMHLKFEHHGHVSKLSGTITRIYDEWFPNNTAERAQAPTIERYDHRFDPFSDNSMLEILVPIRMG
- a CDS encoding AraC family transcriptional regulator, with amino-acid sequence MHTVRSIQKSLDLIEERLAEPVSLPELAQVAAMSLRHYQRTFSALVGEPVGRYLRRRRIAAAAKRLFDHQGTLLDLALEFQFESHEAFTRAFKAELGVTPSDWREGRGSIRFPRTPEALSSESLHQRSTAMTYLPEIVPLPPRVFIGLQSRFIASGSDEGNPMQVIPQLWDDFAQRIGELPNAEAGANYGLGDVPEAHGLERTHPDELLYLAAARVDSDVEPPEGMTRWRSPGGSFAKFEHHGTSSTIGDTMAYIYGEWFPQSDYDGSEGPDFVRIDHRYDPTRVNCMMEIYVSLQKRPPERRLDS
- a CDS encoding Gfo/Idh/MocA family oxidoreductase, which gives rise to MILPAATLGRGQIGPNSRINIALIGNGLIMQYHREYYRSRPYTNVVAVCDVRRERVIAGVEECSQEFPDCKGYEHYEEVLARPDVDAVVIATPDHWHAAITIAAMRAGKDVYVEKPMTLTIEEGKAVVAAQKRYARIVQVGSQQRSEHAFRKAAEIVRNGWIGKIKEVYCGLGSFPAPSVYPEQPIPEGFNYDKWLGPAPWEPYNHARVESNYSGGWRNFWEYGSRKNGDWGAHHYDITQWALGMDDSGPVFFAPVDYDQPYQYFEYADGVRVIRDWGDRKGHMIRFVGEEGEVMVSREGLIDTTPVPLAGKPLGPGDIRLYKNLDHRGNWIEGIYTRKQTICPTSIGHRSATVCQLAGISERLDRPIKWDPKKEEIVGDPLAARWLDRPRRAGYELPA
- a CDS encoding HEAT repeat domain-containing protein, with translation MKDFLNKTTMALACGLALAGAQLANAQIPEQALEMIIDTLEAEDYSARHAARMELQDFVSEASAPGNEAQRSAVQAQLLDLLDDDLAVTTRLWLLRQIVSIGDETAAPSVAALLSHPNPELADAARMTLGELRSKEAIDLLIEKLSNATDSEAQRGLIDSLTQLGSAKAIPAISKLLASDDEAVVSAAAKALAKIGGSKAEKALYQALDSKATSIQLALVELSGKHKRLSQVALEGSNRTVRSAALQKCVQLNARKSAALLETLLQDANAELKLDLYRIALESESPLLAKPLLDGLASADPELQVVILGTLDSPAFRPLEPTVIALASSENEQLKIQAIDALGRIGSIDSLPVLLEGIQARGRDVADAAADAIASAPDSAIDDQLLASVKAGEEEARIVAMQALAIRASDGAPELVTALASDHTESIAIRDAAIEAVEEIGTTDALPVLVSLIVETDNSKLRRTAQKAMKRISLRLEDNEATWNAFADGFEAAQGDEEATLALVRILDSAATPESIAYAKELWKNGDEKLQNTVIKVLSSWRNWDGGFALLEIAKAESDDPKTVDLCFSGIGRLILGSDYSYDFQQKFDLTDAALKLATTPEQRNDVINGFRYSTWREMVHVSENKVDPQLKEAVLRFTGS
- a CDS encoding archaemetzincin; this encodes MLRLFHRCLALLSFATALAGEQTVFTPPTAAERVEAIGELSALPEEIWPAFLNLDAFQPLPRPGPMDWLSVRKESGQSVSQYLNDPNVTLPSDECGLIYIQPIGKEVESSIELPLLSSYCTQFFNTEAKLLPMINWEDRSISTRTGPFGDGTQLNARDILQALNAERPADAYAVIGITMMDLYPDDSWNFVFGLANTRSGVGVFSFARYGSPAANQTLVLERTFKVMTHEIGHMYGMKHCIYFHCLLNGSNGLSETDAAPLHLCPVCLRKLHLATSFDPLIRYATLNRFYVESGLESAADFTSERMRCLLRPAK